A DNA window from Corvus moneduloides isolate bCorMon1 chromosome 22, bCorMon1.pri, whole genome shotgun sequence contains the following coding sequences:
- the CDC42 gene encoding cell division control protein 42 homolog isoform X1 has product MQTIKCVVVGDGAVGKTCLLISYTTNKFPSEYVPTVFDNYAVTVMIGGEPYTLGLFDTAGQEDYDRLRPLSYPQTDVFLVCFSVVSPSSFENVKEKWVPEITHHCPKTPFLLVGTQIDLRDDPSTIEKLAKNKQKPITPETAEKLARDLKAVKYVECSALTQKGLKNVFDEAILAALEPPEPKKTRRCVLL; this is encoded by the exons ATGCAGACGATCAAGTGTGTAGTAGTGGGTGATGGTGCTGTTGGTAAAACCTGTCTCTTAATTTCTTATACAACGAATAAATTCCCGTCGGAATACGTACCAACG GTTTTTGATAACTATGCTGTAACAGTGATGATTGGAGGAGAGCCTTACACCCTTGGCCTCTTCGATACTGCAG GTCAGGAAGACTATGATAGATTACGACCTCTCAGCTATCCACAGACAGATGTATTTCTGGTCTGTTTTTCAGTGGTCTCTCCTTCttcatttgaaaatgtgaaagaaaag TGGGTACCTGAAATTACTCACCATTGTCCAAAGACCCCTTTTCTGCTTGTTGGGACCCAGATTGATTTAAGAGATGATCCCTCAACAATTGAGAAACTTGCCAAGAACAAGCAGAAGCCCATAACTCCAGAGACTGCTGAAAAGCTGGCCCGGGACCTGAAGGCTGTAAAATATGTGGAATGCTCTGCGCTTACGCAG AAAGGCCTAAAGAATGTATTTGACGAAGCGATATTGGCTGCCCTGGAGCCCCCGGAGCCGAAGAAGACTCGCAGGTGTGTGCTGCTATGA
- the CDC42 gene encoding cell division control protein 42 homolog isoform X2, whose protein sequence is MQTIKCVVVGDGAVGKTCLLISYTTNKFPSEYVPTVFDNYAVTVMIGGEPYTLGLFDTAGQEDYDRLRPLSYPQTDVFLVCFSVVSPSSFENVKEKWVPEITHHCPKTPFLLVGTQIDLRDDPSTIEKLAKNKQKPITPETAEKLARDLKAVKYVECSALTQRGLKNVFDEAILAALEPPETQPKRKCCIF, encoded by the exons ATGCAGACGATCAAGTGTGTAGTAGTGGGTGATGGTGCTGTTGGTAAAACCTGTCTCTTAATTTCTTATACAACGAATAAATTCCCGTCGGAATACGTACCAACG GTTTTTGATAACTATGCTGTAACAGTGATGATTGGAGGAGAGCCTTACACCCTTGGCCTCTTCGATACTGCAG GTCAGGAAGACTATGATAGATTACGACCTCTCAGCTATCCACAGACAGATGTATTTCTGGTCTGTTTTTCAGTGGTCTCTCCTTCttcatttgaaaatgtgaaagaaaag TGGGTACCTGAAATTACTCACCATTGTCCAAAGACCCCTTTTCTGCTTGTTGGGACCCAGATTGATTTAAGAGATGATCCCTCAACAATTGAGAAACTTGCCAAGAACAAGCAGAAGCCCATAACTCCAGAGACTGCTGAAAAGCTGGCCCGGGACCTGAAGGCTGTAAAATATGTGGAATGCTCTGCGCTTACGCAG AGAGGTCTGAAGAATGTGTTTGATGAGGCTATCCTAGCTGCCCTCGAGCCTCCGGAAACTCAGCCCAAAAGGAAGTGCTGTATATTCTAa